In Osmia bicornis bicornis chromosome 10, iOsmBic2.1, whole genome shotgun sequence, one genomic interval encodes:
- the LOC114879681 gene encoding mucin-2-like isoform X4 translates to MGECHCSNIAIMQLFHELKQQFPALPDHVVSQCIAQVCVCALQNSHDRETCARSLRATQESRQSPGAFPPAALCSLLQQQQQQQQQQQQQSPMNQSQPTGTNNNARPHRPSSLDIGMTRRCPVSCTRATTISTANSAIPSSAPAACTTRGFFDDCTGPSDANCANKVPNAANEPAGFELNVNVACSPAGNRDFRTVPTIAGACKRTDLVLDPPTHYAESLLNVEKTGPQIDHTRSYTSVSLTLRPPSSEPQPPIDIRSQGSSLTYSSSSLDPRGFQSRLQISIGAGAVGSVAAARIRPPMGSNRLNRPNSLIPPVQQTGPQRPPGLPVGPPSQLPRPTTTMSAPTTPSVPSTTNIVPPTTSLPTTPSAPTTTTSPPSSPVGERIQTNSDQNRSPFNQVAEHQRKLVAEQLARKDKLARELKAEKGRLEAMKKELQSLSRPFDSSMPPQELKKKLRSEIYQLQVECDRLAEEVDRWSDLRGQPLPSRATSSNPPPPLPSQPPAWQPELTGNNDTDERDGPSWICRMCTFKNHPLMNKCEQCDMPRLLDHGNTAVLSFYALYLTQVDDHATKRFMDRNWRNARYSYTSYASSQLFTKSNGAQLGGMTRTALEI, encoded by the exons ATGGGGGAGTGCCATTGCTCTAACATCGCTATCATGCAGCTGTTCCATGAACTGAAGCAGCAGTTCCCTGCGCTCCCTGATCACGTCGTATCCCAGTGCATCGCCCAG GTGTGCGTGTGTGCGTTGCAGAACAGCCACGATCGGGAGACATGCGCGAGAAGCCTTCGTGCCACCCAAGAGTCACGACAGTCTCCGGGCGCGTTTCCTCCGGCGGCACTTTGCAGTCTTCTtcaacagcagcaacaacaacaacaacaacaacaacaacaatcaCCAATGAACCAATCGCAACCAACTGGCACGAACAACAACGCGCGACCACACAGGCCATCCTCGCTGGACATCGGTATGACACGACGCTGTCCTGTCAGCTGTACACGAGCCACCACTATTTCAACGGCTAATTCAGCCATCCCTTCTTCAGCACCAGCCGCGTGCACAACACGCGGTTTCTTCGACGATTGCACGGGACCAAGCGACGCGAATTGCGCGAACAAAGTTCCGAACGCGGCCAACGAGCCAGCTGGATTCGAGCTGAACGTGAACGTTGCCTGTAGTCCTGCTGGTAATCGCG ACTTTCGAACGGTACCTACGATTGCTGGTGCCTGTAAACGAACCGATCTCGTCCTCGATCCACCAACGCATTACGCAGAGTCTTTATTGAACGTGGAGAAGACGGGGCCGCAGATCGATCATACTCGAAGCTACACGTCGGTTAGCCTGACGTTGAGGCCACCATCCTCGGAACCACAACCACCGATCGACATAAGATCGCAGGGCTCGAGTTTGACTTACTCGAGCTCTTCCTTGGATCCTCGGGGTTTTCAAAGTCGTCTACAAATCAGCATCGGCGCAGGAGCCGTTGGCAGTGTAGCGGCTGCAAGGATAAGACCGCCGATGGGCTCCAACAGGCTCAACAGGCCCAACAGCTTGATACCACCGGTACAACAAACCGGTCCGCAAAGGCCACCAG gTCTTCCAGTAGGACCACCTAGTCAATTACCAAggccgacgacgacgatgagcGCCCCAACCACACCCTCCGTTCCATCGACAACCAACATCGTTCCTCCTACAACAAGCCTTCcaaccacaccgtcagcaccGACAACGACGACCTCGCCACCCTCTAGTCCCGTTGGCGAACGGATACAAACCAATTCCGATCAGAATCGATCGCCTTTCAATCAAG TGGCGGAGCACCAAAGGAAATTGGTTGCAGAACAATTAGCTAGAAAAGACAAACTCGCCAGGGAATTGAAGGCCGAGAAAGGACGACTCGAAGCGATGAAGAAGGAGCTGCAATCTCTCTCGAGGCCCTTCGACTCTTCGATGCCGCCTCAA gagttaaagaaaaaattaagaagCGAGATATATCAATTGCAAGTAGAGTGCGATAGACTCGCGGAAGAAGTGGATCGCTGGTCGGATCTAAGAG GTCAGCCCTTACCCTCCAGGGCTACCAGTTCGAATCCACCTCCTCCTTTACCAAGCCAGCCACCTGCCTGGCAACCAGAACTCACCGGAAACAACGACACGGACGAACGAGACGGCCCTTCTTGGATCTGCAGAATGTGTACGTTTAAGAATCATCCGTTGATGAACAAATGCGAGCAGTGCGACATGCCCAGGCTATTGGATCACGGAAATACAG CTGTCTTGTCTTTTTACGCATTATACTTAACACAAGTTGACGATCACGCAACAAAAAGGTTTATGGATAGAAATTG GCGAAACGCAAGATATTCATATACGAGTTACGCATCATCACAACTTTTCACCAAGTC gaACGGTGCACAGTTGGGTGGTATGACGCGAACTGcattagaaatttga
- the LOC114879681 gene encoding TGF-beta-activated kinase 1 and MAP3K7-binding protein 3-like isoform X8 — protein sequence MGECHCSNIAIMQLFHELKQQFPALPDHVVSQCIAQNSHDRETCARSLRATQESRQSPGAFPPAALCSLLQQQQQQQQQQQQQSPMNQSQPTGTNNNARPHRPSSLDIGMTRRCPVSCTRATTISTANSAIPSSAPAACTTRGFFDDCTGPSDANCANKVPNAANEPAGFELNVNVACSPAGNRDFRTVPTIAGACKRTDLVLDPPTHYAESLLNVEKTGPQIDHTRSYTSVSLTLRPPSSEPQPPIDIRSQGSSLTYSSSSLDPRGFQSRLQISIGAGAVGSVAAARIRPPMGSNRLNRPNSLIPPVQQTGPQRPPGLPVGPPSQLPRPTTTMSAPTTPSVPSTTNIVPPTTSLPTTPSAPTTTTSPPSSPVGERIQTNSDQNRSPFNQVAEHQRKLVAEQLARKDKLARELKAEKGRLEAMKKELQSLSRPFDSSMPPQELKKKLRSEIYQLQVECDRLAEEVDRWSDLRVPLGETNEKFYQHIYTGQPLPSRATSSNPPPPLPSQPPAWQPELTGNNDTDERDGPSWICRMCTFKNHPLMNKCEQCDMPRLLDHGNTGETQDIHIRVTHHHNFSPSRTVHSWVV from the exons ATGGGGGAGTGCCATTGCTCTAACATCGCTATCATGCAGCTGTTCCATGAACTGAAGCAGCAGTTCCCTGCGCTCCCTGATCACGTCGTATCCCAGTGCATCGCCCAG AACAGCCACGATCGGGAGACATGCGCGAGAAGCCTTCGTGCCACCCAAGAGTCACGACAGTCTCCGGGCGCGTTTCCTCCGGCGGCACTTTGCAGTCTTCTtcaacagcagcaacaacaacaacaacaacaacaacaacaatcaCCAATGAACCAATCGCAACCAACTGGCACGAACAACAACGCGCGACCACACAGGCCATCCTCGCTGGACATCGGTATGACACGACGCTGTCCTGTCAGCTGTACACGAGCCACCACTATTTCAACGGCTAATTCAGCCATCCCTTCTTCAGCACCAGCCGCGTGCACAACACGCGGTTTCTTCGACGATTGCACGGGACCAAGCGACGCGAATTGCGCGAACAAAGTTCCGAACGCGGCCAACGAGCCAGCTGGATTCGAGCTGAACGTGAACGTTGCCTGTAGTCCTGCTGGTAATCGCG ACTTTCGAACGGTACCTACGATTGCTGGTGCCTGTAAACGAACCGATCTCGTCCTCGATCCACCAACGCATTACGCAGAGTCTTTATTGAACGTGGAGAAGACGGGGCCGCAGATCGATCATACTCGAAGCTACACGTCGGTTAGCCTGACGTTGAGGCCACCATCCTCGGAACCACAACCACCGATCGACATAAGATCGCAGGGCTCGAGTTTGACTTACTCGAGCTCTTCCTTGGATCCTCGGGGTTTTCAAAGTCGTCTACAAATCAGCATCGGCGCAGGAGCCGTTGGCAGTGTAGCGGCTGCAAGGATAAGACCGCCGATGGGCTCCAACAGGCTCAACAGGCCCAACAGCTTGATACCACCGGTACAACAAACCGGTCCGCAAAGGCCACCAG gTCTTCCAGTAGGACCACCTAGTCAATTACCAAggccgacgacgacgatgagcGCCCCAACCACACCCTCCGTTCCATCGACAACCAACATCGTTCCTCCTACAACAAGCCTTCcaaccacaccgtcagcaccGACAACGACGACCTCGCCACCCTCTAGTCCCGTTGGCGAACGGATACAAACCAATTCCGATCAGAATCGATCGCCTTTCAATCAAG TGGCGGAGCACCAAAGGAAATTGGTTGCAGAACAATTAGCTAGAAAAGACAAACTCGCCAGGGAATTGAAGGCCGAGAAAGGACGACTCGAAGCGATGAAGAAGGAGCTGCAATCTCTCTCGAGGCCCTTCGACTCTTCGATGCCGCCTCAA gagttaaagaaaaaattaagaagCGAGATATATCAATTGCAAGTAGAGTGCGATAGACTCGCGGAAGAAGTGGATCGCTGGTCGGATCTAAGAG TGCCGTTGGGTGAAACAAACGAAAAATTTTATCAGCACATTTACACAGGTCAGCCCTTACCCTCCAGGGCTACCAGTTCGAATCCACCTCCTCCTTTACCAAGCCAGCCACCTGCCTGGCAACCAGAACTCACCGGAAACAACGACACGGACGAACGAGACGGCCCTTCTTGGATCTGCAGAATGTGTACGTTTAAGAATCATCCGTTGATGAACAAATGCGAGCAGTGCGACATGCCCAGGCTATTGGATCACGGAAATACAG GCGAAACGCAAGATATTCATATACGAGTTACGCATCATCACAACTTTTCACCAAGTC gaACGGTGCACAGTTGGGTGGTATGA
- the LOC114879681 gene encoding TGF-beta-activated kinase 1 and MAP3K7-binding protein 3-like isoform X10, with protein MNQSQPTGTNNNARPHRPSSLDIGMTRRCPVSCTRATTISTANSAIPSSAPAACTTRGFFDDCTGPSDANCANKVPNAANEPAGFELNVNVACSPAGNRDFRTVPTIAGACKRTDLVLDPPTHYAESLLNVEKTGPQIDHTRSYTSVSLTLRPPSSEPQPPIDIRSQGSSLTYSSSSLDPRGFQSRLQISIGAGAVGSVAAARIRPPMGSNRLNRPNSLIPPVQQTGPQRPPGLPVGPPSQLPRPTTTMSAPTTPSVPSTTNIVPPTTSLPTTPSAPTTTTSPPSSPVGERIQTNSDQNRSPFNQVAEHQRKLVAEQLARKDKLARELKAEKGRLEAMKKELQSLSRPFDSSMPPQELKKKLRSEIYQLQVECDRLAEEVDRWSDLRVPLGETNEKFYQHIYTGQPLPSRATSSNPPPPLPSQPPAWQPELTGNNDTDERDGPSWICRMCTFKNHPLMNKCEQCDMPRLLDHGNTAVLSFYALYLTQVDDHATKRFMDRNWRNARYSYTSYASSQLFTKSNGAQLGGMTRTALEI; from the exons ATGAACCAATCGCAACCAACTGGCACGAACAACAACGCGCGACCACACAGGCCATCCTCGCTGGACATCGGTATGACACGACGCTGTCCTGTCAGCTGTACACGAGCCACCACTATTTCAACGGCTAATTCAGCCATCCCTTCTTCAGCACCAGCCGCGTGCACAACACGCGGTTTCTTCGACGATTGCACGGGACCAAGCGACGCGAATTGCGCGAACAAAGTTCCGAACGCGGCCAACGAGCCAGCTGGATTCGAGCTGAACGTGAACGTTGCCTGTAGTCCTGCTGGTAATCGCG ACTTTCGAACGGTACCTACGATTGCTGGTGCCTGTAAACGAACCGATCTCGTCCTCGATCCACCAACGCATTACGCAGAGTCTTTATTGAACGTGGAGAAGACGGGGCCGCAGATCGATCATACTCGAAGCTACACGTCGGTTAGCCTGACGTTGAGGCCACCATCCTCGGAACCACAACCACCGATCGACATAAGATCGCAGGGCTCGAGTTTGACTTACTCGAGCTCTTCCTTGGATCCTCGGGGTTTTCAAAGTCGTCTACAAATCAGCATCGGCGCAGGAGCCGTTGGCAGTGTAGCGGCTGCAAGGATAAGACCGCCGATGGGCTCCAACAGGCTCAACAGGCCCAACAGCTTGATACCACCGGTACAACAAACCGGTCCGCAAAGGCCACCAG gTCTTCCAGTAGGACCACCTAGTCAATTACCAAggccgacgacgacgatgagcGCCCCAACCACACCCTCCGTTCCATCGACAACCAACATCGTTCCTCCTACAACAAGCCTTCcaaccacaccgtcagcaccGACAACGACGACCTCGCCACCCTCTAGTCCCGTTGGCGAACGGATACAAACCAATTCCGATCAGAATCGATCGCCTTTCAATCAAG TGGCGGAGCACCAAAGGAAATTGGTTGCAGAACAATTAGCTAGAAAAGACAAACTCGCCAGGGAATTGAAGGCCGAGAAAGGACGACTCGAAGCGATGAAGAAGGAGCTGCAATCTCTCTCGAGGCCCTTCGACTCTTCGATGCCGCCTCAA gagttaaagaaaaaattaagaagCGAGATATATCAATTGCAAGTAGAGTGCGATAGACTCGCGGAAGAAGTGGATCGCTGGTCGGATCTAAGAG TGCCGTTGGGTGAAACAAACGAAAAATTTTATCAGCACATTTACACAGGTCAGCCCTTACCCTCCAGGGCTACCAGTTCGAATCCACCTCCTCCTTTACCAAGCCAGCCACCTGCCTGGCAACCAGAACTCACCGGAAACAACGACACGGACGAACGAGACGGCCCTTCTTGGATCTGCAGAATGTGTACGTTTAAGAATCATCCGTTGATGAACAAATGCGAGCAGTGCGACATGCCCAGGCTATTGGATCACGGAAATACAG CTGTCTTGTCTTTTTACGCATTATACTTAACACAAGTTGACGATCACGCAACAAAAAGGTTTATGGATAGAAATTG GCGAAACGCAAGATATTCATATACGAGTTACGCATCATCACAACTTTTCACCAAGTC gaACGGTGCACAGTTGGGTGGTATGACGCGAACTGcattagaaatttga
- the LOC114879681 gene encoding TGF-beta-activated kinase 1 and MAP3K7-binding protein 3-like isoform X2: MGECHCSNIAIMQLFHELKQQFPALPDHVVSQCIAQVCVCALQNSHDRETCARSLRATQESRQSPGAFPPAALCSLLQQQQQQQQQQQQQSPMNQSQPTGTNNNARPHRPSSLDIGMTRRCPVSCTRATTISTANSAIPSSAPAACTTRGFFDDCTGPSDANCANKVPNAANEPAGFELNVNVACSPAGNRDFRTVPTIAGACKRTDLVLDPPTHYAESLLNVEKTGPQIDHTRSYTSVSLTLRPPSSEPQPPIDIRSQGSSLTYSSSSLDPRGFQSRLQISIGAGAVGSVAAARIRPPMGSNRLNRPNSLIPPVQQTGPQRPPGPPSQLPRPTTTMSAPTTPSVPSTTNIVPPTTSLPTTPSAPTTTTSPPSSPVGERIQTNSDQNRSPFNQVAEHQRKLVAEQLARKDKLARELKAEKGRLEAMKKELQSLSRPFDSSMPPQELKKKLRSEIYQLQVECDRLAEEVDRWSDLRVPLGETNEKFYQHIYTGQPLPSRATSSNPPPPLPSQPPAWQPELTGNNDTDERDGPSWICRMCTFKNHPLMNKCEQCDMPRLLDHGNTAVLSFYALYLTQVDDHATKRFMDRNWRNARYSYTSYASSQLFTKSNGAQLGGMTRTALEI, from the exons ATGGGGGAGTGCCATTGCTCTAACATCGCTATCATGCAGCTGTTCCATGAACTGAAGCAGCAGTTCCCTGCGCTCCCTGATCACGTCGTATCCCAGTGCATCGCCCAG GTGTGCGTGTGTGCGTTGCAGAACAGCCACGATCGGGAGACATGCGCGAGAAGCCTTCGTGCCACCCAAGAGTCACGACAGTCTCCGGGCGCGTTTCCTCCGGCGGCACTTTGCAGTCTTCTtcaacagcagcaacaacaacaacaacaacaacaacaacaatcaCCAATGAACCAATCGCAACCAACTGGCACGAACAACAACGCGCGACCACACAGGCCATCCTCGCTGGACATCGGTATGACACGACGCTGTCCTGTCAGCTGTACACGAGCCACCACTATTTCAACGGCTAATTCAGCCATCCCTTCTTCAGCACCAGCCGCGTGCACAACACGCGGTTTCTTCGACGATTGCACGGGACCAAGCGACGCGAATTGCGCGAACAAAGTTCCGAACGCGGCCAACGAGCCAGCTGGATTCGAGCTGAACGTGAACGTTGCCTGTAGTCCTGCTGGTAATCGCG ACTTTCGAACGGTACCTACGATTGCTGGTGCCTGTAAACGAACCGATCTCGTCCTCGATCCACCAACGCATTACGCAGAGTCTTTATTGAACGTGGAGAAGACGGGGCCGCAGATCGATCATACTCGAAGCTACACGTCGGTTAGCCTGACGTTGAGGCCACCATCCTCGGAACCACAACCACCGATCGACATAAGATCGCAGGGCTCGAGTTTGACTTACTCGAGCTCTTCCTTGGATCCTCGGGGTTTTCAAAGTCGTCTACAAATCAGCATCGGCGCAGGAGCCGTTGGCAGTGTAGCGGCTGCAAGGATAAGACCGCCGATGGGCTCCAACAGGCTCAACAGGCCCAACAGCTTGATACCACCGGTACAACAAACCGGTCCGCAAAGGCCACCAG GACCACCTAGTCAATTACCAAggccgacgacgacgatgagcGCCCCAACCACACCCTCCGTTCCATCGACAACCAACATCGTTCCTCCTACAACAAGCCTTCcaaccacaccgtcagcaccGACAACGACGACCTCGCCACCCTCTAGTCCCGTTGGCGAACGGATACAAACCAATTCCGATCAGAATCGATCGCCTTTCAATCAAG TGGCGGAGCACCAAAGGAAATTGGTTGCAGAACAATTAGCTAGAAAAGACAAACTCGCCAGGGAATTGAAGGCCGAGAAAGGACGACTCGAAGCGATGAAGAAGGAGCTGCAATCTCTCTCGAGGCCCTTCGACTCTTCGATGCCGCCTCAA gagttaaagaaaaaattaagaagCGAGATATATCAATTGCAAGTAGAGTGCGATAGACTCGCGGAAGAAGTGGATCGCTGGTCGGATCTAAGAG TGCCGTTGGGTGAAACAAACGAAAAATTTTATCAGCACATTTACACAGGTCAGCCCTTACCCTCCAGGGCTACCAGTTCGAATCCACCTCCTCCTTTACCAAGCCAGCCACCTGCCTGGCAACCAGAACTCACCGGAAACAACGACACGGACGAACGAGACGGCCCTTCTTGGATCTGCAGAATGTGTACGTTTAAGAATCATCCGTTGATGAACAAATGCGAGCAGTGCGACATGCCCAGGCTATTGGATCACGGAAATACAG CTGTCTTGTCTTTTTACGCATTATACTTAACACAAGTTGACGATCACGCAACAAAAAGGTTTATGGATAGAAATTG GCGAAACGCAAGATATTCATATACGAGTTACGCATCATCACAACTTTTCACCAAGTC gaACGGTGCACAGTTGGGTGGTATGACGCGAACTGcattagaaatttga
- the LOC114879681 gene encoding TGF-beta-activated kinase 1 and MAP3K7-binding protein 3-like isoform X6 translates to MTGNWLTQVCVCALQNSHDRETCARSLRATQESRQSPGAFPPAALCSLLQQQQQQQQQQQQQSPMNQSQPTGTNNNARPHRPSSLDIGMTRRCPVSCTRATTISTANSAIPSSAPAACTTRGFFDDCTGPSDANCANKVPNAANEPAGFELNVNVACSPAGNRDFRTVPTIAGACKRTDLVLDPPTHYAESLLNVEKTGPQIDHTRSYTSVSLTLRPPSSEPQPPIDIRSQGSSLTYSSSSLDPRGFQSRLQISIGAGAVGSVAAARIRPPMGSNRLNRPNSLIPPVQQTGPQRPPGLPVGPPSQLPRPTTTMSAPTTPSVPSTTNIVPPTTSLPTTPSAPTTTTSPPSSPVGERIQTNSDQNRSPFNQVAEHQRKLVAEQLARKDKLARELKAEKGRLEAMKKELQSLSRPFDSSMPPQELKKKLRSEIYQLQVECDRLAEEVDRWSDLRVPLGETNEKFYQHIYTGQPLPSRATSSNPPPPLPSQPPAWQPELTGNNDTDERDGPSWICRMCTFKNHPLMNKCEQCDMPRLLDHGNTAVLSFYALYLTQVDDHATKRFMDRNWRNARYSYTSYASSQLFTKSNGAQLGGMTRTALEI, encoded by the exons ATGACGGGAAATTGGCTGACCCAGGTGTGCGTGTGTGCGTTGCAGAACAGCCACGATCGGGAGACATGCGCGAGAAGCCTTCGTGCCACCCAAGAGTCACGACAGTCTCCGGGCGCGTTTCCTCCGGCGGCACTTTGCAGTCTTCTtcaacagcagcaacaacaacaacaacaacaacaacaacaatcaCCAATGAACCAATCGCAACCAACTGGCACGAACAACAACGCGCGACCACACAGGCCATCCTCGCTGGACATCGGTATGACACGACGCTGTCCTGTCAGCTGTACACGAGCCACCACTATTTCAACGGCTAATTCAGCCATCCCTTCTTCAGCACCAGCCGCGTGCACAACACGCGGTTTCTTCGACGATTGCACGGGACCAAGCGACGCGAATTGCGCGAACAAAGTTCCGAACGCGGCCAACGAGCCAGCTGGATTCGAGCTGAACGTGAACGTTGCCTGTAGTCCTGCTGGTAATCGCG ACTTTCGAACGGTACCTACGATTGCTGGTGCCTGTAAACGAACCGATCTCGTCCTCGATCCACCAACGCATTACGCAGAGTCTTTATTGAACGTGGAGAAGACGGGGCCGCAGATCGATCATACTCGAAGCTACACGTCGGTTAGCCTGACGTTGAGGCCACCATCCTCGGAACCACAACCACCGATCGACATAAGATCGCAGGGCTCGAGTTTGACTTACTCGAGCTCTTCCTTGGATCCTCGGGGTTTTCAAAGTCGTCTACAAATCAGCATCGGCGCAGGAGCCGTTGGCAGTGTAGCGGCTGCAAGGATAAGACCGCCGATGGGCTCCAACAGGCTCAACAGGCCCAACAGCTTGATACCACCGGTACAACAAACCGGTCCGCAAAGGCCACCAG gTCTTCCAGTAGGACCACCTAGTCAATTACCAAggccgacgacgacgatgagcGCCCCAACCACACCCTCCGTTCCATCGACAACCAACATCGTTCCTCCTACAACAAGCCTTCcaaccacaccgtcagcaccGACAACGACGACCTCGCCACCCTCTAGTCCCGTTGGCGAACGGATACAAACCAATTCCGATCAGAATCGATCGCCTTTCAATCAAG TGGCGGAGCACCAAAGGAAATTGGTTGCAGAACAATTAGCTAGAAAAGACAAACTCGCCAGGGAATTGAAGGCCGAGAAAGGACGACTCGAAGCGATGAAGAAGGAGCTGCAATCTCTCTCGAGGCCCTTCGACTCTTCGATGCCGCCTCAA gagttaaagaaaaaattaagaagCGAGATATATCAATTGCAAGTAGAGTGCGATAGACTCGCGGAAGAAGTGGATCGCTGGTCGGATCTAAGAG TGCCGTTGGGTGAAACAAACGAAAAATTTTATCAGCACATTTACACAGGTCAGCCCTTACCCTCCAGGGCTACCAGTTCGAATCCACCTCCTCCTTTACCAAGCCAGCCACCTGCCTGGCAACCAGAACTCACCGGAAACAACGACACGGACGAACGAGACGGCCCTTCTTGGATCTGCAGAATGTGTACGTTTAAGAATCATCCGTTGATGAACAAATGCGAGCAGTGCGACATGCCCAGGCTATTGGATCACGGAAATACAG CTGTCTTGTCTTTTTACGCATTATACTTAACACAAGTTGACGATCACGCAACAAAAAGGTTTATGGATAGAAATTG GCGAAACGCAAGATATTCATATACGAGTTACGCATCATCACAACTTTTCACCAAGTC gaACGGTGCACAGTTGGGTGGTATGACGCGAACTGcattagaaatttga